Proteins encoded together in one Temnothorax longispinosus isolate EJ_2023e chromosome 5, Tlon_JGU_v1, whole genome shotgun sequence window:
- the LOC139813045 gene encoding uncharacterized protein: RDSSFSFRHFNGRKKHDSKTDQALLGDVACETEYYYKQDRKLLQVVKEKTQDEVKHMQKEVQIMRNKIEEYNRGISENLRFLRGLERDLSAGDKKT, encoded by the exons AGAGACTCTTCTTTCAGCTTTAGACATTTTAACGGAAGGAAGAAGCACGATTCGAAGACGGATCAGGCGTTGCTTGGCGATGTTGCGTGTGAAACGGAATATTATTACAAGCAG GATAGGAAATTGCTGCAAGTTGTCAAGGAGAAAACGCAAGACGAGGTAAAACACATGCAGAAAGAAGTGCAGATCATGCGGAACAAGATCGAGGAATATAATCGCGGGATTAGTGAGAATCTGAGATTTCTGAGGGGCCTGGAGAGAGATTTGTCCGCCGGCGACAAGAAGACCTAG